In one window of Thermodesulfobacteriota bacterium DNA:
- a CDS encoding sigma-54 dependent transcriptional regulator: MKTTVLVIDDEKEIREALLGVLKDEGHEVVTAGSAEEGLKKLEVRQPDAVLLDIWLPGMDGVEALKEIKSRHPGLPVIMISGHANIDTAVRTTKLGAYDFIEKPLSLEKVTLTVEHAIEQKRLTEENSNLRQKVGARFEIIGGSQAIQSLKADIRKAAPSNSWVLITGDNGTGKELVARNIHLLSTRSGRPFIEVNCAAIPEELIESELFGHEKGAFTNALAQKKGKFDLADKGTIFLDEIGDMSLRTQAKILRVLQEKSFERVGGTELITVDTRVIAATNKNLSEEVARGRFREDLYYRLNVIPFHVPPLRERREDIPLLMEHFLKEFARETAREVLSVSPEAREMLYSYDWPGNVRELKNLMERLVIMTHSHTITSGDLPAYIKGSQSVQPGFISRSDLLKEARKDFEKEFISRKLKEFGGNIARTAEAIGIERSHLYRKIRSYGIENEDASADLA, encoded by the coding sequence ATGAAGACGACAGTCCTGGTAATCGACGACGAAAAAGAGATAAGGGAAGCGCTCCTAGGCGTCCTCAAGGACGAGGGGCACGAGGTCGTTACCGCCGGTAGCGCCGAGGAGGGGCTTAAGAAACTCGAGGTCAGGCAGCCCGACGCCGTGCTCCTGGACATCTGGCTCCCGGGCATGGACGGGGTCGAGGCCCTGAAGGAGATTAAATCAAGGCACCCGGGCCTGCCGGTCATAATGATATCCGGGCACGCCAACATAGACACGGCCGTAAGGACGACCAAGCTCGGGGCCTACGACTTCATCGAAAAGCCGCTCTCGCTCGAAAAGGTCACCCTTACGGTCGAGCACGCCATAGAGCAGAAGAGGCTTACCGAGGAGAACAGCAACCTCAGGCAGAAGGTCGGCGCCAGGTTCGAGATAATAGGCGGCTCCCAGGCCATACAGTCGCTCAAGGCCGATATAAGGAAGGCGGCCCCGTCCAATTCATGGGTACTCATAACCGGTGACAACGGCACCGGCAAGGAGCTTGTCGCAAGGAACATACACCTCCTCTCGACCAGGTCGGGAAGGCCTTTCATCGAGGTCAACTGCGCGGCAATTCCCGAAGAGCTTATCGAGAGCGAGCTCTTCGGGCATGAGAAGGGCGCGTTCACGAACGCACTGGCCCAGAAAAAGGGCAAGTTCGACCTGGCCGACAAGGGCACCATATTCCTGGACGAGATAGGGGACATGAGCCTCAGGACACAGGCCAAGATACTCCGCGTCCTCCAGGAGAAGAGCTTTGAGAGGGTGGGGGGGACCGAGCTCATCACGGTCGATACCAGGGTGATCGCCGCCACCAACAAGAACCTGAGCGAGGAGGTCGCAAGAGGGAGGTTCAGGGAAGACCTCTATTACAGGCTCAACGTGATACCGTTCCATGTCCCGCCCTTGAGGGAGAGGAGGGAAGACATACCCCTTTTGATGGAGCATTTCCTCAAGGAGTTCGCGCGGGAGACGGCAAGGGAAGTCCTCTCCGTAAGCCCCGAGGCCAGGGAGATGCTTTATTCGTACGACTGGCCGGGGAACGTCCGGGAGCTTAAGAACCTCATGGAGAGGCTCGTCATAATGACCCATTCCCATACGATAACGTCCGGCGACCTCCCTGCGTATATCAAAGGTTCCCAGTCCGTCCAGCCTGGCTTCATCTCCAGGAGCGATCTCCTCAAGGAGGCCAGGAAGGACTTTGAAAAGGAATTCATCTCAAGGAAACTCAAGGAGTTCGGGGGGAACATCGCCCGGACCGCCGAGGCCATAGGCATAGAAAGGAGTCATCTTTATAGAAAAATCAGGAGTTATGGGATAGAGAACGAAGACGCTTCAGCAGATCTGGCATAA